One stretch of Roseimicrobium sp. ORNL1 DNA includes these proteins:
- a CDS encoding SDR family NAD(P)-dependent oxidoreductase has translation MNNLDLTDQVAVITGGARGIGYAIAQRLLQSGASVSLWDVDDAALESAKAKLSSLGAVHTAKVDVTSEASTQAAADATAEHFGSISVVVNNAGIAGTNAKTWELDVADWRRVVDIDLTGVFLVCRATIPYLLKNGYGRVVNIASVAGKEGNPNAAHYSAAKAGVIGLTKSLGKELATSNICVNCVTPAVIETDILKQLTQQHIDYMRSKIPMNRFGKVEEAASLIGWLCSADCSFSTGAVFDLSGGRATY, from the coding sequence ATGAACAACCTCGACCTCACCGATCAAGTCGCCGTCATCACCGGAGGCGCACGCGGCATTGGCTACGCCATTGCCCAACGCCTGCTTCAGTCCGGAGCCTCTGTCTCCCTTTGGGATGTGGATGATGCTGCTCTCGAAAGCGCGAAAGCAAAGCTCTCGTCCCTGGGCGCTGTCCATACTGCGAAGGTCGATGTCACTTCGGAGGCTTCCACCCAAGCGGCTGCGGACGCGACAGCAGAGCACTTTGGCTCCATCTCTGTGGTCGTGAATAACGCTGGTATCGCAGGCACCAATGCCAAGACCTGGGAGTTGGATGTCGCCGATTGGCGACGCGTGGTGGACATCGATCTCACCGGCGTCTTCCTCGTCTGCCGCGCGACCATTCCCTATTTGCTGAAGAACGGCTACGGACGTGTCGTGAACATTGCGAGCGTCGCGGGCAAAGAAGGCAATCCCAACGCTGCTCACTACAGTGCGGCGAAGGCGGGTGTGATTGGTTTGACGAAATCTCTCGGCAAGGAACTCGCCACTTCGAACATCTGCGTAAACTGCGTCACGCCTGCCGTGATTGAGACTGATATTTTGAAGCAGCTTACCCAGCAGCACATCGATTACATGCGCTCCAAAATTCCGATGAACCGCTTCGGGAAGGTCGAGGAAGCAGCGTCGCTGATAGGCTGGCTGTGCTCAGCTGACTGCTCGTTCAGCACGGGTGCAGTGTTTGATTTGTCGGGTGGTCGAGCAACCTACTAA